The following coding sequences are from one Rathayibacter sp. SW19 window:
- a CDS encoding peptidoglycan-binding protein: MNDTDLKDTDRSDETTGRRRVWMLGGILTVLVLGVGIAVAASTGILGRPSAHTSANATGSNTATALIRVTDISAQVDISGTLGFVGSFPIVAPPQGTVLTWLPATGATIGFGQRIYEASGAPVVLLRGDRPAWRDFVAGMSDGEDIRQLKQNLRDLGFDPNHVLDLDDHFTPGTQAAIVRLQAELGIPPAERTGTLPLGSVAFAPAPLRIAALPNLLGSTVAGAPVLTATSLQHAVTAALPAESQGQVKPDDHVTVTLPDGSQIAGTVANIGAATIPDGSSSSNQSGSQPPTLPVTIAVTLPTAAAALDAAPVQVSITTATHAHALTVPITALLARPGGGYQVRVIGAHTTQLVTVQPGLFNDVESTVEIRGAGLTAGMRVQVPNP; this comes from the coding sequence ATGAACGACACCGACCTCAAGGACACGGACCGCTCAGACGAGACGACGGGTCGGCGCCGAGTCTGGATGCTGGGCGGCATCCTGACGGTTCTCGTTCTCGGAGTAGGGATCGCCGTGGCGGCGTCGACTGGAATTCTGGGTCGACCGTCTGCACACACCAGCGCGAACGCAACCGGGTCGAACACCGCAACCGCATTGATCCGCGTGACCGACATCTCAGCCCAAGTCGATATATCGGGGACCCTCGGGTTCGTCGGCTCCTTCCCCATCGTCGCGCCCCCTCAAGGCACTGTTCTCACCTGGCTTCCGGCGACCGGAGCAACCATTGGTTTCGGCCAACGCATCTATGAAGCATCCGGCGCCCCGGTTGTCCTGTTACGCGGGGACCGACCTGCCTGGCGAGATTTCGTCGCCGGGATGAGCGACGGCGAGGACATCCGCCAGCTCAAACAGAACCTGCGCGACCTGGGGTTCGACCCGAACCATGTGCTCGACCTCGACGACCACTTCACGCCAGGGACCCAGGCCGCCATCGTCCGGCTCCAAGCGGAGCTCGGTATCCCACCCGCTGAACGAACCGGGACCCTCCCACTGGGCAGTGTCGCATTCGCCCCCGCCCCCCTGCGAATCGCCGCGCTCCCGAACCTGCTCGGATCCACCGTTGCAGGGGCGCCCGTGCTGACCGCTACCTCGCTGCAACACGCCGTCACCGCTGCGTTACCGGCCGAGTCGCAGGGCCAGGTCAAACCCGACGACCACGTCACTGTCACCCTCCCGGACGGCAGCCAAATCGCGGGGACCGTCGCGAACATCGGGGCCGCCACCATACCCGATGGTTCTTCCTCCTCGAACCAAAGCGGCTCCCAACCTCCAACCCTTCCCGTCACGATCGCCGTTACCCTGCCTACTGCCGCTGCCGCTCTCGACGCCGCACCTGTCCAAGTGTCGATCACCACCGCAACGCACGCCCACGCATTGACCGTGCCCATCACCGCGCTGCTCGCTCGGCCAGGCGGCGGCTACCAAGTTCGCGTGATCGGCGCCCACACCACACAACTCGTCACCGTGCAACCGGGACTCTTCAACGACGTGGAAAGCACCGTAGAAATCCGCGGGGCCGGCCTGACGGCCGGAATGAGAGTCCAGGTCCCGAACCCATGA
- a CDS encoding sensor histidine kinase, with translation MTSWTRVMAAARRPLRARPVAGDVGLVVALLGASAAVGWPYFIADHSNLKMIAVFGSFDAWRVQVLVWWLLTAVSVVALFFRRQWPLTVFVICAVAAGWHLFAWPTQLFAADLAAPIALYSLASAARPRRLSLGVAIAAVVGCWMIVLASHSTLGMWSTTLQPAGGGFFPEGVVAALSSSITAAAVPVLLLAAAWFAGDASRERREHVATLEARSRDLAREQEQRLQLAAAAERGRIARDLHDVVAHGLSMMIVQTQAASAVLKRDPDEATSLLVNVVAAGRRSMTEIRALLLVARENEAISPQLEPQPSLEQLDALAATMRAAGIDVTLEIHGDRPTLPALLDLSAYRIIQEALTNAVKHAGSTARSTVRLTYRPTEIDIDVENDIAATPHPIDVQGNGVDDHGNGVDEQGDDHGNGLRGIAERVAAFGGSFEAGAVPGDGFRLHVTLPLEAKA, from the coding sequence ATGACGAGTTGGACACGTGTTATGGCGGCTGCCCGACGGCCGCTACGTGCGCGTCCGGTAGCCGGAGACGTGGGGCTGGTGGTTGCCCTTCTGGGTGCCAGCGCCGCCGTCGGCTGGCCCTACTTCATCGCCGATCACAGCAACCTCAAGATGATCGCCGTATTCGGCTCATTCGACGCGTGGCGCGTGCAGGTGCTTGTCTGGTGGCTGCTTACTGCGGTTTCCGTGGTCGCTCTGTTCTTTCGTCGACAATGGCCCCTGACCGTGTTCGTGATCTGCGCAGTAGCCGCGGGCTGGCATCTTTTCGCGTGGCCGACCCAACTGTTCGCGGCCGACCTCGCTGCACCAATCGCTCTTTACTCATTAGCCTCGGCCGCCCGGCCAAGGCGGCTCTCACTCGGAGTCGCAATCGCTGCCGTCGTGGGCTGTTGGATGATCGTTCTGGCCTCGCATTCCACCCTGGGCATGTGGAGCACCACCCTTCAACCGGCGGGAGGTGGATTCTTCCCGGAAGGCGTTGTGGCGGCGCTCTCATCGTCCATAACGGCCGCGGCCGTTCCGGTGCTGTTGCTCGCCGCCGCATGGTTCGCGGGGGACGCCTCGCGCGAGCGTCGTGAACATGTCGCCACGCTCGAAGCCCGCAGCAGGGACCTTGCGCGCGAACAAGAACAACGCCTGCAGCTCGCGGCCGCTGCCGAACGTGGGCGCATCGCCCGAGACCTGCATGACGTCGTCGCCCACGGCCTGTCGATGATGATCGTGCAAACGCAAGCAGCATCCGCTGTACTGAAGCGCGACCCCGACGAAGCGACAAGTCTTCTCGTCAACGTCGTTGCAGCTGGCCGCCGGTCGATGACCGAAATCCGCGCGCTGCTCCTTGTGGCCCGGGAGAACGAAGCAATCAGCCCACAGCTCGAACCTCAGCCGAGCCTCGAGCAGCTTGACGCGCTCGCTGCCACCATGAGAGCAGCGGGGATCGACGTCACGCTAGAGATTCACGGCGACAGGCCAACCCTGCCCGCGCTGCTTGACCTGTCCGCATACCGGATCATTCAAGAAGCACTCACCAACGCCGTCAAACATGCCGGTTCCACTGCCAGAAGCACTGTCCGCCTCACCTACCGCCCGACCGAAATCGACATTGATGTCGAAAATGACATCGCGGCAACGCCGCATCCGATTGATGTGCAAGGCAACGGTGTTGATGACCACGGAAACGGTGTCGATGAGCAAGGCGATGACCACGGAAACGGTTTGCGCGGCATCGCCGAACGTGTTGCCGCGTTCGGCGGTTCATTTGAGGCAGGAGCCGTCCCGGGCGATGGTTTTCGCCTCCACGTCACCCTCCCGCTAGAAGCGAAAGCCTAG
- a CDS encoding response regulator transcription factor — MIRIVIVDDQAMVRTGFRLILDEQPDLQVVGEAADGLEAIHLVDRQRPDVVLMDVRMPNLDGIEATRRILDVTAPVPRPKILLLTTFDLDEYVYSGLRAGASGFLLKDALAADLAAAIRTIYQGEAVTAPSVTRRLIEHYIATDTRDVSSKSPPEAQALQALTPREREVLSLVARGRSNAEIAADLSLSEGTVKTHIGRIFSKLGLRDRVQAVILGYRAGLVPPR, encoded by the coding sequence GTGATCAGAATAGTGATCGTCGACGATCAAGCGATGGTCCGCACCGGCTTTCGGCTGATCCTCGATGAACAGCCCGATTTGCAGGTCGTCGGAGAAGCCGCAGACGGCCTCGAGGCCATCCACCTCGTTGACCGCCAGCGCCCGGACGTCGTCCTGATGGACGTGCGGATGCCCAACCTTGATGGAATCGAAGCTACCCGTCGCATCCTCGACGTCACTGCTCCCGTGCCCCGTCCCAAAATTCTTCTGCTCACCACGTTCGACCTCGACGAATACGTGTACAGCGGGCTGCGTGCCGGAGCAAGCGGGTTCCTTCTCAAAGACGCTCTCGCCGCCGACCTCGCCGCCGCGATCCGCACCATATACCAAGGCGAAGCCGTTACCGCCCCCTCCGTCACGCGACGACTCATCGAGCACTACATCGCAACCGACACACGCGACGTTTCCAGTAAGAGCCCACCCGAAGCACAGGCGCTCCAAGCACTCACCCCTCGCGAACGAGAAGTGCTCTCCCTTGTGGCCCGCGGCCGTTCCAACGCGGAAATCGCCGCCGACCTCTCGCTCTCAGAGGGGACGGTCAAAACCCACATCGGACGCATCTTCAGCAAGCTCGGCCTCCGCGACCGCGTGCAAGCCGTCATCCTCGGATACCGGGCCGGCCTCGTCCCGCCCCGGTAA
- a CDS encoding MFS transporter, with translation MTQTAGHAIWHGHRQGSRQYKRVLAALACAGIATFAQLYAPQSILPEISAAVHVSPAQSELLISAATIGLAAGVLPMSWIADRIGRLPTMKHSLAAATLLGFAVTFCPSFTGILVLRVAEGVALSGLPALALAYLQEEIHPAFTALAAGTYVSGTAIGGLLGRLIAAPITSVLGWRWGIGTVAVFSALVTVGFLLAAPPSRSFHRVPTEARVALFKMVWINLRSPALLALYAQGFLLMGGFVTIYNYLAFRLERAPFALSTTATSLLFLAYLAGIWSARRAGSAAGRHDRLVVLLVSIAVMIAGVLLTLLPSLPFVIGGLVLLTSGFFGAHSIASGWTAARANVGRAQATALYTLFYYLGSSIIGWAGGIVFTHAGWAATAVGVIALAVLAAGLAGALARSHRAPTD, from the coding sequence ATGACACAAACAGCCGGCCATGCGATCTGGCATGGACACCGGCAGGGTTCGCGTCAATACAAACGTGTCTTGGCAGCCCTGGCGTGTGCGGGAATCGCCACGTTCGCGCAACTCTACGCACCGCAAAGCATTCTGCCCGAGATCTCAGCAGCCGTTCACGTGTCCCCGGCCCAGTCCGAGCTGCTCATCTCCGCCGCCACGATCGGCCTCGCGGCGGGCGTGCTGCCCATGTCCTGGATAGCCGACCGCATCGGACGGCTGCCCACGATGAAACACTCGCTTGCGGCAGCGACGCTGCTCGGGTTCGCTGTGACGTTCTGCCCGAGCTTCACAGGAATTCTGGTGTTGCGAGTTGCGGAGGGGGTCGCGCTCAGCGGTCTGCCCGCACTCGCGTTGGCCTACCTGCAAGAGGAGATCCATCCGGCCTTCACCGCGCTGGCCGCCGGAACGTACGTGTCCGGAACTGCGATCGGCGGCCTCCTCGGCCGCCTGATCGCCGCACCGATCACCTCGGTACTCGGCTGGCGCTGGGGCATCGGAACAGTCGCGGTGTTCTCGGCACTGGTTACCGTCGGCTTCCTGCTCGCGGCTCCGCCATCTCGAAGCTTTCACAGGGTGCCAACCGAGGCGCGCGTCGCCTTGTTCAAAATGGTCTGGATCAATCTGCGATCGCCAGCACTGCTCGCACTGTATGCCCAGGGATTTCTACTCATGGGCGGATTCGTCACGATCTACAACTACCTGGCCTTCCGACTCGAACGGGCACCGTTCGCCCTTTCAACCACAGCCACCTCACTGTTGTTCCTGGCCTATCTCGCCGGCATCTGGTCGGCACGCCGTGCCGGGTCGGCCGCCGGCCGACACGATCGATTGGTCGTGTTGCTCGTTTCAATCGCAGTGATGATCGCCGGGGTATTGCTCACCCTCCTACCCTCGTTGCCGTTCGTCATCGGCGGCTTGGTACTGCTGACGTCGGGCTTCTTCGGCGCCCACTCCATCGCCTCCGGCTGGACCGCCGCCCGCGCAAACGTCGGGCGCGCGCAGGCGACCGCGCTTTACACCCTCTTCTACTACCTCGGCTCGAGCATCATCGGCTGGGCCGGCGGCATCGTCTTCACCCACGCCGGCTGGGCTGCGACTGCAGTCGGCGTAATAGCACTCGCCGTACTCGCGGCAGGACTGGCTGGCGCCTTGGCACGTTCCCACCGCGCGCCGACCGACTGA
- a CDS encoding LysR family transcriptional regulator encodes MSYFGTTQLREILADLPYLVTVAETGGVTAAADELGVPQPTVSRCLARLADRIGAPILTRRGRGVELSPEAVDFLPHAQRALDAVRAGMDAVIRRAEERSNTVSVAFQDTLGRVVVPALLRAVLSVRPGTQFELRQGSHEFCVDVLESGQADAVLLSPPYAGELSAKTIRLYVEPLVLAVPPGHPFAGRSHVRLRELAGQRMLQMRPEFGLRGMVDHILVAAGVELERAFEGEDLHTLRGLVAVGLGVAILPPAVPSSSDVIEVPIADPGAIREIGITWLSQASRSAAARALFEIAAESSDWLPRH; translated from the coding sequence ATGAGTTATTTTGGGACGACTCAGCTGCGTGAGATTCTCGCCGACCTGCCGTATCTCGTCACGGTGGCCGAGACCGGAGGGGTCACCGCGGCCGCCGACGAATTGGGCGTGCCGCAGCCGACAGTGAGCAGATGCCTTGCCCGTCTCGCCGACCGGATCGGCGCCCCGATCCTTACTCGCCGGGGCCGCGGCGTCGAACTGTCTCCGGAGGCCGTCGACTTTCTGCCGCACGCCCAACGAGCACTTGACGCGGTGCGTGCCGGTATGGATGCCGTGATCCGGCGGGCCGAGGAGCGTTCCAATACCGTGTCGGTCGCGTTCCAGGACACGCTGGGGCGTGTCGTTGTTCCCGCGCTGCTTCGTGCTGTCCTCAGCGTGCGGCCCGGCACGCAATTCGAGTTGCGGCAAGGTTCGCACGAGTTCTGCGTCGACGTTCTGGAAAGCGGGCAGGCCGACGCGGTGCTGCTCTCGCCACCGTATGCCGGCGAACTGTCGGCGAAGACCATTCGTCTCTATGTGGAACCTCTGGTATTGGCTGTGCCTCCCGGTCATCCTTTCGCCGGGCGTTCTCATGTGCGGTTGCGCGAGCTCGCCGGTCAGCGGATGCTGCAAATGCGTCCCGAGTTCGGGCTGCGGGGCATGGTCGATCACATTCTCGTGGCAGCCGGTGTCGAACTCGAGCGGGCATTCGAGGGCGAAGACTTGCACACGCTGCGCGGTCTGGTCGCGGTGGGGCTGGGAGTAGCGATCCTGCCGCCGGCGGTTCCGTCATCTTCAGATGTGATCGAGGTGCCGATCGCTGACCCGGGTGCCATTCGCGAGATCGGCATCACGTGGCTGTCACAAGCCTCCAGGTCGGCCGCCGCGCGCGCTCTGTTCGAGATCGCCGCCGAAAGTTCCGACTGGCTACCTCGGCACTGA